A region of Flavobacterium album DNA encodes the following proteins:
- a CDS encoding T9SS-dependent choice-of-anchor J family protein: MKKTIYFILFASLFWPYIALAQDCEPVNTPYTENFESAVLPAAPDCTSFQNGGAGNNWITANNPDPDFTTNTLEYIASPDNAADAWFFTRGINLTAGVDYRVFYSCGNSNDAAVERLNVYYGTAADAASMLTNITYPANVEITASEQLISLRINVEASGVYYFGFNAASDANQGNLFLDNIIVKEWTYQPPQNLKVTNVSNTAATLSWNFANVLEPGFFYQISIVSGTGDPVAGLTTATADILTLNSYYPLTPGETYSAYVRSFCQGSFTEWSEPVLFTTALCEEVATVPFLQDFESASVPAVPECALLVTGDTGNPWTTVNNPGNGFTDNALHYTGSDEQADAWYFEKGIYLEAGTPYRLSYTYGNNSATGTEKLASYLATSPNPASANAIGVHDNVTGGEPVHYAFENPITVTESGIYYIGFKVYSDAFEGHLYVDNIVLQEWPCNPPQNVVVSPITNTTATISWMANQENTSLGYFYDYNTTEIAPEGTGTMTMTPSLELNDLEPGTTYYFYIKSFCGPVNGEWTMVPFTTTDIMGTGGAAFAKMEVYPNPAKDVVRIKNTDNIDKVEVYNITGQLVHDQLVENTDAVINLEKLSSGLYLLKVYAMGEKKTVKILKQ, encoded by the coding sequence ATGAAAAAAACTATCTATTTTATTTTATTCGCGAGCCTGTTTTGGCCGTACATCGCGCTGGCGCAGGATTGCGAACCGGTCAACACTCCCTACACTGAAAACTTTGAGTCAGCAGTACTACCGGCAGCGCCTGACTGCACTTCGTTCCAGAATGGCGGTGCAGGCAATAACTGGATCACCGCGAATAATCCCGATCCCGACTTTACTACCAACACCCTGGAATATATTGCCAGTCCTGACAATGCCGCCGATGCCTGGTTTTTTACACGCGGCATCAACCTTACCGCAGGTGTTGATTACAGGGTGTTTTACAGCTGCGGCAACAGTAACGATGCCGCTGTTGAGAGGCTGAACGTATATTATGGAACCGCTGCTGATGCCGCTTCTATGCTCACAAATATCACTTATCCTGCAAACGTGGAGATTACAGCCTCCGAACAACTGATATCGCTTAGGATAAATGTTGAGGCCAGCGGGGTATATTATTTTGGGTTTAACGCTGCTTCTGATGCTAACCAGGGCAACCTGTTTCTCGATAATATCATAGTGAAGGAATGGACGTACCAGCCGCCCCAAAACCTTAAGGTTACCAATGTTAGCAATACAGCTGCGACCCTTAGCTGGAATTTTGCCAACGTACTGGAACCCGGATTTTTTTACCAGATATCTATAGTTTCGGGAACGGGCGATCCGGTAGCGGGACTCACAACGGCCACGGCTGATATTCTTACGCTCAACAGTTACTATCCGCTGACCCCGGGCGAAACCTATTCGGCCTATGTACGGTCGTTCTGCCAGGGTTCGTTTACCGAATGGAGCGAGCCGGTACTGTTTACCACCGCCTTATGCGAAGAAGTAGCTACAGTACCCTTTTTGCAGGACTTTGAATCTGCCAGCGTTCCGGCTGTACCGGAATGTGCGCTTTTGGTTACAGGCGATACCGGAAACCCATGGACAACGGTAAACAACCCCGGAAATGGTTTTACAGATAATGCACTTCATTACACCGGTAGCGATGAGCAGGCGGATGCATGGTATTTTGAAAAAGGGATTTATCTCGAAGCAGGTACGCCGTATAGGCTGTCCTATACTTATGGCAATAACAGCGCGACAGGTACCGAAAAATTGGCATCATATCTTGCGACCAGCCCAAATCCCGCTTCAGCAAACGCGATAGGCGTGCATGATAACGTTACGGGTGGTGAGCCCGTCCACTATGCTTTTGAAAACCCTATTACGGTTACTGAAAGCGGTATCTATTATATCGGGTTTAAAGTATATAGCGATGCTTTTGAGGGGCACTTATATGTTGACAATATTGTATTGCAGGAATGGCCCTGCAACCCTCCTCAAAACGTTGTAGTTTCTCCTATTACAAATACCACTGCCACAATATCATGGATGGCGAATCAAGAGAATACCAGTCTGGGCTATTTCTATGACTACAACACAACGGAAATAGCGCCGGAGGGTACCGGGACCATGACAATGACACCTTCATTGGAACTGAACGATCTTGAGCCGGGGACAACTTATTATTTCTACATAAAAAGTTTCTGCGGGCCTGTCAATGGAGAATGGACTATGGTACCGTTTACTACTACCGATATCATGGGAACCGGCGGTGCTGCCTTCGCAAAAATGGAAGTGTATCCCAACCCGGCTAAGGATGTTGTAAGGATAAAAAATACTGATAATATTGATAAGGTTGAGGTTTACAATATTACCGGCCAGTTGGTACACGATCAGTTAGTGGAAAACACAGATGCCGTTATCAACCTCGAAAAGCTTTCTTCCGGCCTGTATCTGTTGAAAGTATATGCTATGGGTGAAAAGAAAACAGTGAAAATACTTAAACAGTAG
- a CDS encoding GH92 family glycosyl hydrolase, with the protein MRTRSQLLFACLLFSAMAWSQASAVKKSYSYINPLIGTQRMGHTYPGATVPFGSVQLSPDTDTIPYELNKKYNGKVYEYCAGYQYEDRTIAGFSHTHFSGTGHSDLGDLLIMPTTGALQLNPGTASNPKTGYRSAYSHANETARANYYKVKLDDHNITAELTTSQRVGFHQYTFPKANDAHIILDLIAGIYNHNEKNVWTFVRVENDTLITGYRQTQGWARTRTVYFAIAFSKPFRQYGARKYDEGNIYKGFWRKFDETKNFPEAAGKNIRMHFDFETAENEQVKIKVAISPVSTIGALENMKKEIPHWDFYKTMHEGELLWEKELNKINIETIHEEDKVNFYTAMYHAFINPTIYMDGDGSYKGLDQNIHKADGFTNYTTFSLWDTYRALHPLFNIIQPQRNTDMIKSMLAHYDQSVHKALPVWSHYANENWCMIGYHSVSLIADAIAKGNTGFDMEKALGACISSSNLRYYDGIEYYLQYGYVPEDKNGSSVSKTLEYAYDDWCIAQIAKKLNKPDVYDTYMRRSQNYRNVFNKSTGFMRPRLTDGSFKKEFDPLDTHGQGFIEGNAWNYSLSIQHDPEALVALNGGKEKFTQHLDSLFAMQLPDKYFEKTEDITRDGIIGNYVHGNEPSHHVAYLYNWTGYPWKAQSRVRMILDAMYHPAPDGLGGNDDTGQMSAWYIFSSLGFYPVTPGSDQYALGSPKVKKAVLHFENGRSLVITAKNQSDKNVYVSKVELNGKMLDRPFITHEELMGGGELIYYMTAKPKK; encoded by the coding sequence CTGCCTGCTTTTTTCGGCAATGGCTTGGTCGCAGGCTAGTGCCGTTAAGAAAAGTTACAGCTATATCAATCCCCTTATCGGGACGCAGCGCATGGGGCATACGTATCCCGGGGCGACAGTGCCGTTCGGGTCGGTGCAGCTGAGCCCGGATACTGATACTATCCCTTACGAACTGAATAAAAAATACAACGGAAAGGTCTACGAATACTGTGCAGGCTACCAGTATGAAGACAGAACCATTGCCGGATTCAGCCACACGCATTTCAGCGGTACGGGCCATTCCGACCTTGGCGACCTGCTTATCATGCCCACTACCGGGGCATTACAGCTCAATCCGGGAACAGCGTCGAATCCTAAGACGGGCTATCGCTCGGCCTATTCGCATGCAAACGAAACTGCCCGCGCCAATTATTATAAGGTAAAGCTCGATGACCATAACATTACTGCCGAACTTACCACAAGCCAGCGTGTGGGCTTCCACCAGTACACTTTCCCGAAAGCTAATGATGCCCATATTATCCTCGACCTTATAGCAGGAATCTACAATCACAATGAAAAAAATGTCTGGACATTTGTACGCGTAGAGAATGACACCCTCATTACGGGCTACCGGCAGACACAAGGCTGGGCACGCACAAGGACAGTCTATTTTGCGATCGCGTTCTCAAAACCGTTTAGGCAGTACGGAGCACGCAAGTATGATGAAGGCAACATCTACAAAGGGTTCTGGCGGAAATTTGATGAGACGAAAAATTTCCCTGAAGCAGCAGGCAAAAACATCAGGATGCATTTTGATTTTGAAACTGCAGAAAACGAACAGGTAAAAATAAAGGTTGCCATTTCTCCCGTAAGCACTATTGGCGCTTTGGAGAACATGAAAAAAGAAATACCGCATTGGGATTTCTATAAAACGATGCACGAAGGTGAGCTGCTTTGGGAAAAAGAATTGAACAAAATAAATATTGAAACAATCCACGAGGAAGATAAGGTCAACTTTTATACGGCAATGTACCATGCTTTCATCAACCCCACAATATATATGGATGGTGACGGCAGTTACAAAGGGCTCGACCAGAACATCCATAAGGCAGACGGATTTACCAATTACACCACTTTTTCTCTTTGGGATACTTACAGGGCGCTGCACCCGCTATTCAACATTATTCAGCCGCAGCGCAATACAGATATGATAAAATCAATGCTGGCGCATTACGACCAGAGTGTACACAAGGCGTTGCCGGTATGGTCGCACTACGCCAACGAGAACTGGTGCATGATAGGCTACCATTCCGTTTCGCTCATCGCTGATGCCATTGCAAAAGGCAACACCGGTTTTGATATGGAGAAAGCGCTTGGGGCCTGCATCAGCTCATCGAACCTAAGGTATTATGACGGAATTGAGTATTACCTGCAATATGGCTATGTGCCCGAAGATAAGAATGGGTCATCGGTATCCAAAACCCTCGAATATGCCTATGATGACTGGTGTATTGCCCAGATTGCTAAAAAGCTGAATAAGCCTGATGTCTATGATACGTATATGAGGCGTTCTCAAAATTATCGGAACGTATTCAATAAAAGTACCGGCTTTATGCGCCCAAGGCTTACGGATGGCAGTTTTAAAAAAGAATTCGATCCGCTCGATACCCATGGGCAGGGCTTTATAGAAGGCAATGCATGGAACTACAGCCTCAGCATACAGCACGACCCCGAAGCGCTGGTGGCGTTGAATGGAGGTAAGGAAAAATTCACGCAGCACCTCGACTCGCTGTTTGCGATGCAGCTTCCGGATAAGTATTTTGAAAAGACCGAAGATATTACACGCGATGGAATCATAGGTAACTATGTTCACGGCAACGAGCCTTCGCACCATGTGGCCTATCTCTACAACTGGACCGGCTACCCGTGGAAAGCCCAAAGCCGCGTGAGGATGATACTCGATGCGATGTACCATCCGGCACCTGACGGGCTGGGAGGTAATGACGATACCGGCCAGATGAGCGCGTGGTACATTTTTTCGTCGCTTGGGTTCTATCCGGTAACACCGGGATCTGATCAATATGCACTGGGCAGCCCGAAGGTGAAAAAGGCGGTTTTACACTTCGAAAACGGCAGGTCACTGGTGATAACAGCTAAAAACCAAAGTGACAAGAACGTCTATGTCTCTAAAGTCGAGCTTAACGGTAAAATGTTGGACAGGCCTTTTATAACGCATGAAGAGCTTATGGGCGGCGGCGAGTTGATCTATTACATGACTGCCAAACCAAAGAAATAA